The following nucleotide sequence is from Methanofollis fontis.
CCGGCGACGGAATATATCTCTATTGTTTAACTCATTATAATCCTATAGTGATGTCCGATTTTATGTCCCTCCTCGGGTATTGCGCCCGTCACACACCGATTCATAAAAATTAAATGAACCTCCTGCCAAACTCATCACGAATGCATTCCAAGATTGGTGGTGCCCTGCTGGTCCTCGTTCTTGCATGTGCAGTCTGTCTTGCAGGCTGTACCGGGAGCGAGGGTTCAGAGACTCAGGGTCCAGAGAACAGCGGCGTTACCGAAACGCCGGTGTATGTGGTCGGTGTCGACGGCGAATATCCTCCCTATTCCTACATCCAGAAGGACGGGAGCATCACCGGGCTTGATGTCGAGTCGATCCAGTGGATCGCCGAACAGAAGGGCTTTGAAGTGACGATCCAGCCGATGGCATGGGACGGGATCATCCCGGCACTCCAGCAGGGCAAGATCGACATGGTCTACTCAGGCATGACGATCACCCCGGAGCGGCAGGAGCAGGTGAACTTTTCCATCCCCTACCTGACGATCAACCAGTCGTTTGCCGTCCATGACGACTCGTCTGTCACGATGGACGACATCATGGCCGGGAAGGTCGTGATCGGTGCCCAGCGCGGGACCACCGGCGCCTTCTGGGTCGAGGAGAACCTGATCGCCAACGGCACGATGCCCAAGGAGAACCTGAAACTCTATGACAGCTTCCCGCTTGTCATCACTGATCTCCAGAACCAGCGGATCGATGCCTCGGTCTATGACCGCCCGCCGCACATGAAGGCGATCGAGGGCAAACCGCTCCACATCGTCGGTGAGATCTACACTGGAGAGGAGTACGGCGTCGCCATCCGCAAGGAGGACACCGGGCTGCTCATCACGGTCAACGAAGGGCTTGCCGAACTGATGGCATCCCCGAAATGGCAGGAACTCCTGACCAAGTACGAGATGGACTAGGCGGCCGAACCGGCTTGCCGATCCCTTTTTTTAGTGTTCAGGTGATGGGTGCCTGTCAGGGCTGCTGTCGATCATCCTTCTCATGCATTGAAGATGTTCCGGGAGTGAAACCCTCCATGCGAAACGGGGCCACATTGGGCCGGATGCGCGGTCTGTCACCCGTTAAGGTCGCAATTTCCCCTCGCCCCGGATAAATCCCAAACCTTTTCTAAAATGCCGCAATAATATGAGTATTTGAAAACTGCCCTTTGAAGGCGCCGAATGTCGCCCGGGCGGTTGAAAGGGAAAAATATGGACGTCTTTACGATCCTGATGGAATGGTCCCCGTATCTCCTCGAGGGGATCTTTATGACGCTTGCTCTTGTTCTGGCCTCTCTTGGTCTCGGTCTGCTCTTCGGGCTGCCGATGGCGCTTGGCCAGGTCTATGGGGGCAGATCCCTCCGGAGTGTGATCTCGGTCTATGTCTGGTTTTTCAGAGGTCTGCCTGTCCTCGTCCTGCTTTTCCTCTTCTTCTTTGGGATATTCCCCTCGATGGACCTTGACCTCTCCCCCTTCATGGTGGCGGTCGTGGTGCTCGGTCTCCGGGGCGCCGCCTA
It contains:
- a CDS encoding ABC transporter substrate-binding protein, whose protein sequence is MHSKIGGALLVLVLACAVCLAGCTGSEGSETQGPENSGVTETPVYVVGVDGEYPPYSYIQKDGSITGLDVESIQWIAEQKGFEVTIQPMAWDGIIPALQQGKIDMVYSGMTITPERQEQVNFSIPYLTINQSFAVHDDSSVTMDDIMAGKVVIGAQRGTTGAFWVEENLIANGTMPKENLKLYDSFPLVITDLQNQRIDASVYDRPPHMKAIEGKPLHIVGEIYTGEEYGVAIRKEDTGLLITVNEGLAELMASPKWQELLTKYEMD